The sequence TGATGGTAACAAAGGACAGTGGAAGTGCCGGTGGAAATGAAGAGAAAATCAGCGCTGCCCGGAAACTTGGGATTCCTGTGATTATGGTAGAGCGTCCTCAAATAGATTATGGTTGTGAAGTAAATACTGTCGATGATGTAATAGCCCTTATAAAAAAATTGAAGACAGGGGGAATGAAGTGTGAACAGACCGAGGATCATAATTGCAGGGACAAACAGCGGCTGCGGTAAAACCACTGTATCTGCAGGTTTAATGGCTGCACTGATTAAAAAAGGTATAAGGGTACAGCCCTTCAAGGTAGGACCAGACTATCTCGACCCTATACTCCATACCTTTGTAACCGGAAGGTATTCAAGGAACCTGGACAGCTGGCTGCTGGACGAAAAGACACTGATGTATCTGTTCTGTAAAAACTCAACCAGGTGTGACATTTCTGTCATTGAGGGGGTTATGGGCTTTTATGATGGCTTCGACGGTAGTTGTATCGAAGGCAGCACAGCCCATGTTTCGAGGATATTGAAGAGCCCAGTCATTCTTGTGGTAAATGCGCGTGGCATGTCTCTGAGTGTAGCGGCCATGGTGAAGGGATTTATGGACTTTAAGGGCGGAGCTGATGTACGGGGCGTGATTTTAAATAAGATAAGCAGTCATGCTTTATTTCTATATTTGAAGGATATAATTGAAGAAAATACAGGTGTAAGAGTATTGGGATATATTCCGCAATCGGAGGATTATGTACTGCCGGAACGGCACCTTGGACTGGTGCCGGGAGGAGAGGTGCCGGACTTGAAGGATAAAATTGAGAGGCTGACAGAGGTAGTCAGTAAAACTATTGATCTGGAGCTTCTAATGAGGATTGCAAAGAATACTCCTGAATTGGAGATACCTGCAGAGGAACCTGCTTTTCTATTTAAAAAATCGGAAATAAAAGCAAGGATTGCGGTTGCAATGGACAGTGCGTTTAATTTCTACTACCGGGACAACCTGGAGCTTCTGGAAGCGCTGGGGGCAGATTTGGTCTATTTCAGTCCGCTTAACGATGAAAGGCTA comes from Bacillota bacterium and encodes:
- a CDS encoding cobyrinate a,c-diamide synthase, with the protein product MNRPRIIIAGTNSGCGKTTVSAGLMAALIKKGIRVQPFKVGPDYLDPILHTFVTGRYSRNLDSWLLDEKTLMYLFCKNSTRCDISVIEGVMGFYDGFDGSCIEGSTAHVSRILKSPVILVVNARGMSLSVAAMVKGFMDFKGGADVRGVILNKISSHALFLYLKDIIEENTGVRVLGYIPQSEDYVLPERHLGLVPGGEVPDLKDKIERLTEVVSKTIDLELLMRIAKNTPELEIPAEEPAFLFKKSEIKARIAVAMDSAFNFYYRDNLELLEALGADLVYFSPLNDERLPEGIDGIYFGGGYPEIFAEGLLKNYSMREDVRFRLFNGLPAYAECGGLMYLCRTLKDMQGNTFEMSGVFPAQCEMTVSLQHFGYVNINILENCTLGEPGYTTRAHEFHYSIINMDESHEKLGIYNCYEVSKQKRKRENLRWRDGWKLKNTLAGYPHIHFWSNPELARRLVENCAASRKKG